A section of the Pseudomonadota bacterium genome encodes:
- a CDS encoding tetratricopeptide repeat protein — MGSAATPLTPSLLARLENAVRADTRGELEAARQRYRDVLDDDPDNFEALSLLGKLECRLGDHGASVFHLQRASRLAPDRADVHLGLGYALANVGEQKRAVRAFLDALEADPTYAPAFVSLGCVFAQHEQHELARRAFEFARQAGSEYPEVHYQLGKYYHSTGHTEPALAALLNAVRLGGRFEDVHLLLARLYAQQGAYEDALEQLEYHADVMPQDPDAFVIKSAALVELGQYDRALKACQLALQFEPRNVPALVMLGRIHFLRSDLNGARRSYQAAINMNDSPAAHAGLSEVCAREGEVNKALRHIRQAGDPKDYDVGTALLCTDLLQMRDQTGEAIRLLSYRLNNRLDHAAGRRRCHFRLGELHEYEQDYARAFKHYTLANELRASRELVESDDAARSFFDRDRMARLRRSDGATASPVFLVGMPGFALSLFSELLGCHPEVAVSAQRLPLEELAHSLPSVLATPDAYPEALSQARRAELGKLARRFLESNFSVERSVLIDAQVNNASYLGFASLLFPGMRVVQIVQQPADLALDLYTHESPVTGDVPSTMPLISQRINQFTSTLDHWHTLGEFPMLSLNYEQFVARPRATLDRVLGFINIDYDSTLFSRLRSPGPSGDLLSIARGKVGRSDRFRPFMDEFVDNPSGGEDRRVS; from the coding sequence ATGGGATCCGCTGCTACGCCACTGACGCCCAGTCTGTTAGCGCGACTTGAAAATGCGGTGCGGGCCGATACGCGTGGTGAATTAGAGGCCGCGCGCCAACGCTATCGCGATGTGCTCGATGACGATCCTGATAATTTCGAGGCGCTCAGTCTACTCGGGAAACTCGAGTGTCGCCTCGGCGATCACGGCGCATCGGTGTTTCACTTACAGCGAGCGTCACGACTGGCTCCAGACCGAGCAGATGTGCACCTGGGACTGGGCTACGCATTGGCCAACGTCGGTGAACAGAAGCGCGCGGTCCGGGCGTTTCTCGATGCGCTAGAGGCCGATCCCACCTACGCACCAGCATTTGTGAGTCTGGGTTGTGTGTTTGCACAGCACGAGCAGCACGAATTGGCGCGACGAGCGTTCGAGTTTGCCAGGCAAGCTGGATCCGAATATCCCGAAGTTCACTATCAGCTCGGAAAATATTATCACTCGACGGGCCATACCGAACCGGCACTCGCCGCACTACTCAATGCGGTTCGACTAGGAGGTCGATTTGAGGACGTGCATCTTCTTCTCGCGCGACTGTATGCGCAGCAGGGTGCGTACGAGGACGCGCTTGAGCAGCTTGAGTACCATGCGGATGTGATGCCGCAAGATCCGGATGCGTTCGTTATAAAAAGCGCCGCACTGGTGGAGCTCGGGCAGTACGACCGCGCGTTGAAAGCCTGTCAGTTGGCCCTCCAGTTTGAGCCCCGCAATGTGCCGGCGCTGGTCATGCTCGGCCGAATACATTTTTTGCGCAGCGACTTGAATGGTGCGCGGCGCAGCTACCAGGCGGCAATCAACATGAACGACAGTCCGGCGGCCCACGCAGGATTGAGCGAGGTCTGTGCGCGCGAAGGCGAAGTGAATAAAGCCCTGCGGCACATCCGCCAAGCCGGCGATCCGAAGGACTACGACGTCGGCACAGCGCTTTTGTGCACGGATCTATTACAGATGCGTGATCAAACGGGCGAAGCGATTCGGCTACTGAGCTACCGTCTCAACAATCGACTGGATCATGCTGCCGGTCGACGCCGCTGCCATTTTCGACTCGGCGAACTTCACGAATATGAGCAAGATTACGCCCGTGCTTTTAAACACTACACGTTGGCCAATGAGCTTCGCGCGAGTCGTGAGTTAGTGGAATCCGATGATGCGGCACGGTCATTTTTTGATCGCGATCGAATGGCTCGGCTGAGACGCAGTGATGGAGCGACGGCTTCGCCAGTTTTTCTTGTGGGTATGCCAGGATTTGCGTTGTCGCTCTTCAGTGAGCTGTTGGGCTGTCATCCGGAGGTGGCGGTCAGCGCGCAGCGCTTACCGCTCGAAGAGCTCGCGCACTCGTTGCCCTCGGTATTGGCCACACCCGATGCCTACCCCGAGGCGCTTTCGCAGGCGCGACGGGCTGAACTTGGCAAACTCGCTCGGCGATTTTTAGAGAGTAATTTCTCAGTGGAGCGCAGTGTGTTAATCGATGCGCAGGTGAATAACGCAAGTTATCTAGGCTTTGCCAGCCTCTTATTCCCAGGAATGCGCGTCGTACAAATTGTGCAGCAGCCGGCCGACCTCGCGCTCGATCTGTACACGCACGAGAGCCCGGTGACCGGCGATGTGCCATCGACCATGCCGTTGATTAGTCAGCGCATTAATCAATTCACCTCTACGCTTGATCATTGGCACACTCTCGGAGAGTTTCCCATGCTCTCTCTGAATTACGAACAGTTTGTCGCCCGTCCACGTGCCACCCTAGACAGGGTGCTAGGGTTCATCAATATCGATTACGACAGCACGCTGTTCTCACGTCTTCGCTCACCGGGTCCATCAGGCGATTTATTGTCGATTGCGCGCGGCAAAGTGGGGCGTAGCGACCGTTTCCGTCCATTTATGGACGAGTTTGTCGACAACCCGTCGGGCGGCGAGGATCGCCGCGTCAGCTAG
- a CDS encoding tetratricopeptide repeat protein has translation MADTKSPDSALESGREALLKGDLDAAQQHYLAGLELEPDNAEVHHALAIVEKRLGHFDRAEQYLHDAIRLNRYGVGFQNSLGDVLVAQHRLREAEAAYFEELRMRPEFSLSHNQLGTLFLQTGNVSRAIKHFQSALQFTPDYAEAAINLGYALYRDGQHKEAAEALTRALELDERSARANAVLGHVKLVQGETTEAAARFERALVLNPNCAEAVRGMADMRLRQGKIQEAIAAYNKVLQLDANNVEATRSLAQIWLGQGLWEVAEQFFRRAHELAPTDLAVLNQLAHLQVERGSTDEAIDSYEKALQLRPSDQDSLAGYGRLKAMTGDTKLALSKLSAVIHSGRAQSNLVAAYARLLGASARRRDGITVLEQRLRTRIPDEEKVNLHFTLGDLLGADASYDLAFHNYRIANQLKQARFDAARFVRVCQHIESAFSKEAMASAPRVGDSGEGLVFMLGMPRAGVKVIEQQLRQHNEIVSMGGSSFVELAAYRLCSEQGFSWPHAADELDQSVLGRYAALYQDRMRLVADQTHVLVDATWRNFLYLGLIELMFPKARIVYCARDYRDIALSCYFTHFSAAAGSTSFAYNMNDIATYINAHKRLMAHWQSVLTLPMHVVTYERMILEYDTEAAYLLRFLGLQGHTDVNDDEERLPQPSSLKSISLRRYRHYKHHLEGLVEMLESPPDKAF, from the coding sequence GTGGCCGACACAAAAAGCCCAGACAGCGCGTTGGAGAGTGGTCGGGAGGCCCTTCTTAAGGGAGATCTCGACGCCGCGCAGCAACATTATCTTGCCGGGCTTGAGCTCGAGCCGGACAACGCCGAAGTACATCATGCGCTGGCCATTGTTGAAAAGCGCTTAGGGCACTTCGATCGCGCGGAGCAGTATCTGCATGACGCCATTCGCCTCAACCGCTATGGCGTTGGCTTTCAAAATAGTTTGGGCGATGTGCTCGTCGCACAGCATCGACTGCGCGAGGCCGAGGCGGCGTATTTTGAAGAGCTCAGAATGCGCCCCGAGTTTTCACTCTCTCACAACCAGCTCGGCACCTTGTTTCTTCAAACAGGCAATGTGTCTCGAGCCATCAAGCATTTTCAGTCGGCATTGCAGTTCACCCCAGACTACGCTGAGGCAGCGATAAACTTGGGGTATGCACTCTATCGAGATGGGCAGCACAAAGAGGCGGCGGAGGCCCTAACTCGAGCTCTTGAACTGGACGAACGAAGTGCGCGAGCGAACGCCGTGCTCGGGCATGTGAAACTTGTCCAGGGTGAAACAACCGAAGCGGCCGCGCGCTTTGAACGAGCGCTGGTGCTCAATCCCAATTGTGCTGAGGCGGTGCGCGGAATGGCCGACATGCGGCTTCGTCAGGGCAAAATTCAGGAAGCCATCGCCGCGTACAATAAAGTTCTGCAGCTTGATGCCAATAATGTCGAGGCGACCCGAAGCCTCGCGCAAATTTGGTTAGGGCAGGGGCTGTGGGAGGTCGCGGAGCAATTCTTTCGGCGCGCGCATGAACTGGCACCGACGGATCTGGCGGTTCTGAACCAACTCGCGCATCTCCAGGTTGAGCGTGGTTCGACAGACGAAGCGATTGACAGCTATGAAAAGGCGCTGCAGCTGCGACCGTCTGACCAGGATAGTCTGGCTGGCTACGGAAGACTGAAGGCCATGACTGGCGACACAAAACTGGCATTGTCAAAGCTGTCGGCCGTTATCCATTCCGGACGCGCGCAGTCCAATTTGGTGGCCGCTTATGCTCGATTACTCGGGGCGTCGGCACGTCGCCGGGATGGAATTACCGTGCTCGAGCAGCGCTTGCGCACACGTATTCCCGACGAAGAAAAAGTCAATCTGCATTTTACGCTCGGCGATTTGTTGGGCGCTGATGCGTCGTATGATTTGGCGTTTCACAACTACCGAATAGCCAACCAACTTAAGCAGGCGCGATTCGATGCGGCGCGATTTGTGCGCGTGTGTCAGCACATTGAGTCCGCTTTTAGCAAAGAGGCGATGGCCTCCGCGCCCCGCGTTGGCGATTCAGGCGAGGGATTGGTGTTTATGCTGGGCATGCCGCGAGCGGGTGTCAAAGTAATCGAACAACAGCTTCGCCAACACAATGAAATTGTTAGCATGGGCGGCTCGTCATTTGTTGAGCTAGCGGCGTATCGTTTGTGCTCGGAACAGGGGTTTTCGTGGCCTCATGCAGCCGATGAGCTTGATCAGTCCGTGCTCGGACGCTATGCCGCGTTGTATCAAGATCGAATGCGCTTAGTGGCGGATCAGACTCACGTGCTGGTTGATGCAACGTGGCGCAACTTTTTGTATTTGGGACTCATTGAGCTGATGTTTCCGAAGGCGCGCATCGTGTATTGCGCGCGTGACTATCGGGATATCGCGTTGTCGTGTTATTTCACGCATTTTTCGGCCGCGGCCGGCAGTACATCGTTTGCTTACAACATGAACGACATCGCCACGTACATCAATGCACACAAGCGCTTGATGGCACACTGGCAGTCGGTGCTGACGCTGCCGATGCATGTTGTCACGTATGAGCGCATGATTCTTGAGTACGATACAGAAGCCGCGTATCTACTGCGTTTCTTGGGTCTTCAAGGTCACACAGACGTTAACGATGACGAAGAGCGTTTGCCTCAGCCCTCGTCGCTCAAATCGATCTCGTTGCGTCGTTATCGGCACTATAAACATCATCTCGAGGGCTTAGTCGAGATGCTCGAATCACCGCCCGATAAGGCGTTCTAA
- a CDS encoding tetratricopeptide repeat protein, with amino-acid sequence MKRASWQRRAVVMAVVMALGLMSCESEPAPETRIRHPDVVLLSEQVRRTLENAVAQWRLRVRQSPTAADRAQAYAELGRIYLAHHFDHAAADALRVAVSDHSTAPNEYYFGLALAAIHRDDEALAAFERSLALSENAEVRFARAELRLRSDDRVGALSDIDALASNLESAAADETETTTPRTQAAWQMVAARALLLERRFDEATARVARARELMPDVSSLNAAAATLSRLQGNERAARRLLQSGSAQLLGADTPLRAALAEYSRGPAFFYDRAVERMRQRQFALALQDFAATVDIAPSDGQARLAYARALEVVGDIQGAEAQYRLAVNAETAVSWYFLGALYERQGMDEKSVVHYERAVALDGDYLPARVQLAHALFRSRDYADALTQYQFVADRHDNHLEARQYAGMAALMLGDCERAPAWFEAAVAVNANSRAALQGLARSFAVCSTNAEELSRAQDIGERLEETRPDTSAAETLAMVFAALNDFDRAKRLLELAIQRSGESPMGGLEDRLVTIESGERLRRGWLSSDPMLTPPRLTMRVPP; translated from the coding sequence ATGAAGCGAGCGAGTTGGCAGCGGCGAGCGGTTGTGATGGCGGTCGTAATGGCTCTGGGGTTAATGAGTTGCGAGAGCGAGCCCGCGCCCGAAACTCGCATTCGTCACCCAGACGTTGTGCTCCTCTCTGAGCAGGTGCGTCGCACGCTGGAAAACGCAGTTGCACAGTGGCGACTTCGTGTGCGCCAGTCGCCGACGGCCGCCGATCGCGCTCAGGCGTACGCCGAGTTGGGTCGAATTTATCTTGCCCATCATTTCGACCACGCCGCAGCCGATGCGCTGCGTGTGGCCGTGTCCGATCACTCGACTGCCCCCAATGAGTATTACTTTGGATTGGCCTTGGCCGCGATCCATCGAGATGATGAAGCGCTGGCCGCTTTCGAGCGCTCGCTGGCCCTAAGCGAAAACGCCGAAGTTCGGTTTGCGCGCGCTGAATTGCGGTTGCGCAGCGACGATCGAGTGGGCGCATTGAGTGACATTGATGCGTTGGCGAGCAACCTTGAGAGTGCGGCAGCGGACGAAACTGAAACAACCACGCCGCGTACCCAAGCCGCTTGGCAGATGGTGGCCGCGCGTGCGTTGCTATTGGAACGTCGATTTGATGAAGCGACGGCTCGCGTGGCGCGGGCGCGAGAACTGATGCCCGACGTGTCCTCGCTCAATGCCGCCGCGGCAACGTTGAGTCGACTCCAAGGAAATGAGCGGGCAGCGCGTCGTCTGTTACAGAGCGGAAGCGCACAGTTGCTGGGGGCGGATACGCCCTTACGCGCGGCTCTGGCCGAGTATTCGCGTGGACCGGCGTTTTTTTATGATCGAGCAGTCGAGCGCATGCGCCAACGTCAATTTGCGCTCGCGCTCCAGGATTTTGCAGCCACCGTCGATATTGCACCCAGCGACGGTCAGGCTCGCTTGGCCTACGCCCGTGCGCTGGAAGTGGTCGGGGATATTCAGGGCGCCGAAGCGCAATACCGGTTAGCCGTCAACGCCGAGACGGCAGTGTCTTGGTATTTTCTTGGCGCCTTGTATGAGCGTCAGGGTATGGATGAGAAGAGCGTGGTCCACTATGAGCGTGCTGTCGCGCTGGACGGTGACTATTTGCCGGCTCGTGTTCAACTGGCGCATGCGCTGTTTCGCTCGCGCGATTATGCGGACGCGCTCACTCAGTATCAGTTCGTTGCCGATCGCCATGACAATCATCTTGAGGCGCGACAGTACGCCGGTATGGCGGCGTTAATGCTCGGGGACTGCGAGCGCGCACCCGCTTGGTTTGAAGCGGCGGTTGCGGTGAACGCCAACAGTCGGGCCGCTTTGCAAGGGTTAGCGCGCAGTTTCGCGGTTTGCTCAACGAATGCGGAGGAACTCAGCCGGGCGCAGGACATTGGCGAGCGCCTCGAAGAAACGCGGCCAGACACCTCGGCAGCCGAAACGTTGGCGATGGTATTTGCGGCGCTCAACGATTTTGATCGGGCAAAACGTCTTCTCGAACTGGCGATACAGCGCAGCGGAGAGTCACCAATGGGTGGTCTTGAGGATCGCCTGGTAACCATTGAGTCGGGCGAGCGATTGCGGCGCGGCTGGCTTTCGTCTGATCCGATGCTCACACCGCCTAGACTGACGATGCGCGTACCGCCGTAG
- a CDS encoding CRTAC1 family protein, whose amino-acid sequence MQAISTVWLGTLLVLLAGCSEPRSDALFEDVTELSGMVVERQSMVAPTLSLPAIMGTGVALLDADNDGDLDVVLVKGGQDAGTSTAFSQLWLNESDGDLRFTPGPRLPRSSQAGRLAGIAVADANRDGRLDVLITTTETDQLLLNTNEGWRSADTAVSSLAQWSASAVWFDANRDGWPDLYVTGVAAFDADVVCRSNTSLPDYCALTDYAPLSDRLFLNRGVDENGDGLTPRFEDVSRQWGLTRVQAPSVSMRILDVNGDDWPDVYVSHYGVDNALWVNRAGRGFENRAREYGLASGFVADQTRSVGVDAADLDRDGDMDLVVALDQGQSHQLLINEGNVFLPMAFGAGGVSVAQSGGGLALLDADADGWLDVYVANGAWRQQQRQLDASDTLPLRQSNGLFMGRGEAQGFRKAPEQIEPLTPRSDVSRGVAAGDLDNDGDLDLVITSDSGVQVLRNRTNPGQWVGVRLVSNSSSVISGARVRLLEPSASLAREYRPGHSYLSSGDSRLVFYRESAPAPADPVALVVEVVWPEGDREEFRLVSQPRYHTLIRGEGSP is encoded by the coding sequence GTGCAAGCGATATCAACAGTATGGTTAGGGACGCTTCTGGTGCTGCTGGCGGGCTGCAGCGAACCACGGTCGGATGCGTTATTTGAGGATGTGACCGAGCTCAGTGGCATGGTGGTAGAGCGTCAGAGCATGGTGGCCCCGACATTGTCACTACCGGCGATAATGGGCACCGGCGTTGCCTTATTGGATGCCGATAACGACGGCGATCTGGATGTTGTTCTTGTCAAAGGAGGACAAGACGCCGGCACTTCAACGGCATTTAGTCAGCTGTGGCTGAATGAATCCGACGGTGACTTACGGTTTACTCCGGGGCCGCGTTTACCGCGTAGCTCGCAAGCGGGGAGGCTGGCGGGTATCGCGGTGGCGGACGCAAACCGCGATGGCCGTCTCGATGTTCTGATCACAACGACCGAGACCGACCAACTGTTGCTGAATACGAACGAGGGTTGGCGCTCGGCCGATACCGCGGTGTCGTCGCTCGCACAGTGGAGCGCGTCTGCGGTGTGGTTTGATGCCAATCGTGATGGATGGCCGGATCTCTACGTGACGGGCGTGGCGGCGTTTGACGCCGATGTGGTGTGTCGGTCCAATACCAGCCTGCCGGATTATTGTGCGCTCACCGATTACGCGCCGCTGTCTGATCGACTGTTTCTCAATCGTGGCGTTGACGAGAACGGGGATGGCCTGACGCCGCGATTCGAAGATGTCTCGAGACAATGGGGTCTGACGCGCGTGCAGGCGCCGAGTGTCAGTATGCGCATCCTGGATGTGAACGGCGACGATTGGCCAGATGTCTACGTCAGTCATTACGGTGTTGACAACGCCCTTTGGGTAAATCGTGCCGGTCGAGGCTTTGAAAATCGCGCGCGCGAATACGGCCTGGCCAGCGGTTTCGTAGCGGATCAAACGCGCAGCGTCGGCGTCGACGCCGCTGATCTAGACCGTGATGGTGACATGGATTTGGTGGTGGCGCTGGATCAAGGTCAATCGCACCAATTACTCATCAACGAAGGCAATGTCTTTTTGCCGATGGCGTTTGGCGCCGGTGGGGTGAGCGTCGCGCAAAGCGGCGGCGGTTTAGCGTTGTTAGACGCCGATGCGGATGGTTGGCTTGATGTATACGTAGCAAACGGTGCGTGGCGACAGCAGCAGCGTCAGCTCGACGCGAGCGACACGCTTCCGCTTCGACAAAGCAATGGCCTGTTTATGGGGCGCGGTGAGGCCCAGGGTTTTCGCAAGGCACCTGAACAGATCGAACCGCTAACCCCACGAAGCGATGTGTCGCGCGGAGTGGCGGCTGGTGATTTGGATAACGACGGTGATCTTGATCTTGTGATCACTAGCGACAGCGGCGTGCAAGTGCTACGCAACCGGACGAATCCGGGTCAATGGGTGGGGGTGCGCCTAGTGTCAAACTCGTCGAGCGTGATATCCGGGGCGCGGGTGCGCTTACTGGAACCCAGCGCATCGTTGGCACGCGAATACCGACCCGGCCATAGTTATTTGTCGTCTGGCGATTCACGCTTGGTGTTTTATCGTGAGTCTGCCCCCGCACCTGCCGACCCTGTAGCGCTCGTCGTGGAGGTCGTGTGGCCAGAGGGTGATCGCGAAGAGTTTCGTTTGGTCTCTCAGCCGCGGTATCACACGCTCATCCGCGGTGAGGGCAGCCCATGA
- the glpK gene encoding glycerol kinase GlpK, protein MTNDLILSIDQGTTSSRAVVFDSQGTVLSSAQQEFTQHFPQDGWVEHDAQEIWQSVLDTCERALSEVNASKVVTVGITNQRETTIAWDTRTGQPIAPAIVWQDRRTAEFCQALARAGHRDTIARKTGLLLDAYFSATKMRWILDNVEGARKLADTGHLAMGTVDSYLIFMLTKRERFVTDVTNACRTMLFDIHTLDWDDELLDIFGIPRSVLPHVQDCDAHFGNAHALFERPVAIHGVLGDQHAATVGQACFEPGMIKSTYGTGNFVMLNTGSEALTSNHQLLTTIGYRLNNTTSYALEGSVFIAGAVVQWLRDKLQVLEHAADSEGIARALDDDNNVVMVPAFTGLGAPHWDANARGAILGLTRNTGYEHIVAAALESVCLQSFDLLNAMRADGASISSLRVDGGMCANDWVMQLLADILELPVQRPRNIETTVLGAAAVAGLGAGVIGSQDQLTEIWALDRAFTPAMDSARRQAKIDRWNHAIAQVRLTP, encoded by the coding sequence ATGACTAACGACCTCATTCTCTCTATTGACCAAGGCACAACTAGCTCCCGAGCGGTCGTCTTTGATTCGCAAGGCACGGTGCTCTCCAGTGCGCAACAAGAATTTACGCAGCACTTTCCTCAGGACGGTTGGGTGGAACATGACGCACAGGAGATTTGGCAATCGGTGCTCGACACCTGCGAACGCGCCCTGTCCGAGGTCAATGCCTCAAAGGTGGTAACGGTTGGTATCACCAATCAACGCGAGACCACCATCGCCTGGGATACACGCACGGGACAACCCATCGCGCCCGCGATAGTTTGGCAGGATCGTCGAACCGCCGAATTCTGCCAGGCGCTGGCGCGTGCCGGCCACCGCGATACGATCGCACGAAAAACCGGTCTACTACTCGACGCGTATTTTTCGGCCACCAAGATGCGCTGGATACTCGACAACGTAGAGGGAGCACGCAAACTCGCTGATACGGGACACCTTGCCATGGGCACGGTCGACAGCTATCTCATATTCATGCTCACAAAACGCGAGCGTTTTGTGACCGACGTGACCAACGCGTGTCGCACTATGTTGTTTGATATCCACACGCTCGACTGGGATGACGAACTACTCGATATTTTCGGCATTCCGCGCAGTGTTTTGCCACATGTTCAAGATTGCGACGCCCACTTTGGGAATGCGCACGCATTGTTCGAACGGCCAGTCGCGATTCATGGCGTGTTAGGCGATCAACATGCCGCAACCGTCGGTCAAGCGTGCTTTGAACCTGGCATGATCAAAAGCACCTATGGCACTGGCAACTTTGTCATGCTCAATACTGGATCGGAAGCACTAACATCCAACCACCAGCTGTTAACCACCATCGGCTATCGACTCAACAACACGACATCCTATGCGCTGGAAGGGTCGGTTTTTATCGCTGGTGCAGTCGTTCAATGGCTACGTGACAAACTGCAGGTTCTTGAGCATGCCGCTGACAGTGAAGGCATTGCACGCGCACTGGACGACGACAACAACGTGGTGATGGTACCGGCATTCACCGGGCTCGGCGCACCCCACTGGGACGCGAATGCACGAGGCGCCATTCTCGGCCTCACGCGCAATACAGGCTACGAGCACATTGTTGCCGCAGCGCTGGAGTCGGTGTGTTTGCAGTCCTTCGATCTGCTCAACGCAATGCGGGCCGACGGCGCGTCCATCAGCAGTCTACGCGTCGACGGCGGCATGTGCGCCAATGACTGGGTCATGCAATTACTCGCGGACATACTCGAACTGCCCGTTCAACGACCCCGAAACATCGAAACCACGGTACTGGGTGCGGCCGCCGTTGCAGGACTGGGCGCGGGGGTTATCGGCTCGCAGGATCAGCTCACGGAAATATGGGCACTCGATCGAGCGTTCACGCCGGCCATGGACAGCGCGCGTCGACAAGCCAAGATCGACCGATGGAATCACGCCATCGCGCAGGTGCGGCTCACGCCATAG
- a CDS encoding PA0069 family radical SAM protein has product MKHDAIQDLFEGATSRVANLNAPLHRTVRPGRGVASQPTPRFAECIREAVVDDGLCDEDLPPSRVPTHVTREQSRSIISRNQSPDVPFDQSVNPYRGCEHGCVYCYARPSHSYLDLSPGLDFETRLYAKTNAAALLEKELMAPNYVCSPINLGANTDPYQPVERTHSITRQLLEVFDRLDHPLTLITKGALIQRDLDILERLAARRLVSVAISVTTLDNGLKRTLEPRTASPASRLNTIRALRDRGIPVTLLLAPVIPALNDHEIERIVHAAAEAGVSSARYIFLRLPLEVKELFAEWLIDHYPLRARHVLNLIGEARDGTANSTTFGERMIGSGPYAKMIQSRFDKAVKAAGLDVDSRLQLNTDLFVRHHPAQAQLSLL; this is encoded by the coding sequence ATGAAACACGACGCCATCCAAGATCTATTCGAAGGCGCCACATCCCGGGTGGCCAACCTCAATGCACCGCTTCATCGAACGGTCCGCCCAGGGCGCGGGGTCGCGTCGCAACCTACGCCACGGTTTGCCGAGTGTATCCGCGAGGCGGTGGTGGACGATGGGTTGTGCGACGAGGACCTGCCACCGAGTCGCGTACCGACTCACGTGACACGCGAACAATCGCGCTCGATCATCAGCCGCAATCAATCGCCAGATGTGCCGTTCGATCAGTCGGTTAATCCGTATCGTGGCTGCGAGCATGGGTGCGTCTATTGCTACGCTCGACCGAGCCACAGCTATTTGGATCTATCGCCGGGGCTTGATTTCGAAACCCGCTTGTATGCGAAAACGAATGCGGCTGCGTTGTTAGAAAAAGAACTGATGGCACCAAATTACGTGTGTTCACCGATCAATCTCGGTGCCAATACCGATCCCTATCAGCCGGTCGAACGCACGCATAGCATTACCCGGCAGTTGCTCGAGGTGTTTGATCGATTGGATCACCCACTTACCCTCATCACCAAAGGTGCTTTGATCCAACGCGATCTGGATATTCTCGAACGCCTCGCCGCAAGGCGGCTGGTGTCGGTGGCAATCAGTGTGACGACACTCGACAATGGCCTGAAGCGCACGCTTGAGCCGCGCACCGCGTCGCCCGCATCGCGTCTTAATACGATCCGCGCACTCCGCGACCGCGGCATTCCCGTTACCTTGCTTCTCGCACCTGTCATCCCGGCACTCAATGATCACGAAATCGAGCGCATCGTGCACGCCGCCGCTGAGGCGGGTGTGAGCAGTGCGCGCTATATTTTTTTACGCTTGCCCTTAGAGGTGAAGGAGCTGTTCGCCGAATGGCTCATTGACCACTATCCGTTGCGCGCCCGCCATGTGCTCAACCTCATTGGCGAAGCACGAGATGGCACCGCCAATAGCACAACGTTCGGTGAGCGCATGATCGGCAGTGGACCCTACGCAAAGATGATTCAGTCGCGGTTTGATAAGGCGGTCAAAGCGGCCGGACTGGACGTTGACAGCCGGCTTCAGCTCAATACTGACTTATTTGTGCGACATCACCCGGCTCAGGCGCAGCTTTCGTTGCTCTGA